In Prunus dulcis chromosome 1, ALMONDv2, whole genome shotgun sequence, the following are encoded in one genomic region:
- the LOC117614863 gene encoding nudix hydrolase 17, mitochondrial-like isoform X1, which translates to MACLVARTGRELQRYNMGRRQVVGCIPYRYKNGRDGAISDELEVLVITSQKGNAFMFPKGGWELDESVEEAASRESLEEAGVVGNVECELGKWSFMSKSQETYYEGYMFPLFVKEQLDLWPEKNVRRRIWMSAAKAREACQHWWMKEALDILVERLTSAQKQEEENALACSLS; encoded by the exons ATGGCTTGTTTGGTTGCTCGGACGGGAAGGGAATTGCAGAGGTACAACATGGGCCGCCGACAGGTCGTAGG ATGCATTCCTTATAGATACAAAAATGGCCGTGATGGTGCGATCAGCGATGAATTGGAAGTGCTTGTGATCACTTCACAGAAAGGCAATGCATTTATGTTCCCTAAG GGTGGTTGGGAACTTGATGAATCCGTAGAAGAAGCTGCTTCACGGGAATCACTAGAAGAAGCGGGTGTTGTGGGCAATGTTGAG TGTGAATTGGGAAAATGGAGTTTCATGAGCAAAAGCCAGGAGACATACTATGAAGGGTACATGTTCCCCTTGTTTGTGAAGGAGCAACTGGATCTATGGCCCGAGAAGAACGTTCGGCGAAGAATCTGG ATGAGTGCTGCGAAAGCTAGAGAAGCTTGTCAGCATTGGTGGATGAAGGAAGCCTTGGACATTTTGGTTGAACGGCTTACCTCAGCACAGAaacaagaggaagaaaatgcACTGGCTTGCTCTTTAAGttga
- the LOC117614863 gene encoding nudix hydrolase 17, mitochondrial-like isoform X2: MLKKVGGCDDSSNSFSSSWGCIPYRYKNGRDGAISDELEVLVITSQKGNAFMFPKGGWELDESVEEAASRESLEEAGVVGNVECELGKWSFMSKSQETYYEGYMFPLFVKEQLDLWPEKNVRRRIWMSAAKAREACQHWWMKEALDILVERLTSAQKQEEENALACSLS; encoded by the exons ATGTTGAAAAAAGTTGGTGGCTGTGACGACTCCTCCAATTCATTCTCATCATCATGGGG ATGCATTCCTTATAGATACAAAAATGGCCGTGATGGTGCGATCAGCGATGAATTGGAAGTGCTTGTGATCACTTCACAGAAAGGCAATGCATTTATGTTCCCTAAG GGTGGTTGGGAACTTGATGAATCCGTAGAAGAAGCTGCTTCACGGGAATCACTAGAAGAAGCGGGTGTTGTGGGCAATGTTGAG TGTGAATTGGGAAAATGGAGTTTCATGAGCAAAAGCCAGGAGACATACTATGAAGGGTACATGTTCCCCTTGTTTGTGAAGGAGCAACTGGATCTATGGCCCGAGAAGAACGTTCGGCGAAGAATCTGG ATGAGTGCTGCGAAAGCTAGAGAAGCTTGTCAGCATTGGTGGATGAAGGAAGCCTTGGACATTTTGGTTGAACGGCTTACCTCAGCACAGAaacaagaggaagaaaatgcACTGGCTTGCTCTTTAAGttga
- the LOC117634456 gene encoding probable RNA-dependent RNA polymerase 1 produces the protein MVKTIQLYGFSSSESPAAVTEFLEAYTGKGTVHAIKFLPPKDGKSRTLAIVQFTDAKFAGIIIPLADARSLWYNKSYLKARKAKFDMVPNSEIFEHCMELVQLHLGCQISEEQFSVLWARSDVLVKFGVGLKNIYLFFSYDSVDHKLEITSENVSQIELHHPRGQLTKFLLIQLIGAPRIFKKASGRRWVRGVDFTPTCCIGQSSAVCLELPPSCELPNLRSSFVHYKENEGPFFLERARKLKLQNFEHSMELVKLHLGCLISEGQFSVLWTALDVSVKFGKEFKNIYLLLSLDAVEYKLEISSESIRQIELHHPHGQLPNFLLIQLLGAPRIFKKASQNGWVREVDFTPSRCIGQSSVVCLELPPTCELPNLRKIYAHYKENEGQLVLERGNTFSCTSDLVPIVGPPLGINLPYKILFKINSLVQHGCVPGQALDVKFYELVDPSIIRIEYIECALDKLFRLKGCCYEPVSWLTEQYREYMACKRIPQSPAISLDDGMVYVHRVQVTPSKVYFCGPEANVSNRVLRNYPEDVDNFLRVSFVDEDMGKMRSGDLCPRTNSTTSTEEERRTGVYERILSTLRNGIVIGEKKFEFLAHSSSQLREHSVWMFASRSELTAQDIRNWMGDFSDIKNVAKHAARLGQAFSSSRETFDVGEDEIEFIPDVKTERGGVKYCFSDGIGKISAEFAGRVASKCGKSTTPSAFQIRLGGYKGVVAVDPTLSKKLALRDSMCKYQSNNTKLDVLAWSRYQPCFLNRQLITLLSTLGVPDLVFVKKQNEALKQLEGVLADPSRALEALEMIFQGEVTDVLKEMLACGYEPDAEPFLSLMLQAFCASKLVELRTKTRIFVPNGRSLMGCLDETGTLEYGQVFVQCSQRVVFGGNSNSSATSSEDNFIVEGNVVVAKNPCLHPGDVRVLRAVNVLALHHMVDCVVFPQKGNRPHPNECSGSDLDGDFYFVSWDPDLIPPRQVRPMKYIPAPTIELGHDVTMEEVAESFTNYIVNDNLGIICNAHTVFADRERQKATSAPCIKLAKLSSHAVDSPKTGVVVEVPHCLRVDKYPDFMEKGDKLTYESKRVIGRLFRQVKHVELASDSPSNSGSIKSFTMEVAMKFYDPDMEVDGFEDYIKDAINYKIEYDYKLGNLMDYYGYKTEAEILSGSITAVSKNFNWGKDLESIHYAIKALRKEARTWFDEKLGMQSDMKPDINDVQAAKASAWYHVTYYPDYWGRCNKGMERDHFLSFPWCVFDKLIQIKRRNSSLK, from the exons ATGGTTAAGACAATTCAATTGTATGGATTTTCCTCCAGCGAGTCTCCAGCAGCAGTGACAGAATTTCTGGAGGCATATACTGGAAAAGGAACTGTTCATGCTATAAAGTTTCTTCCTCCCAAAGATGGAAAATCAAGAACACTTGCCATAGTTCAGTTCACAGATGCAAAATTTGCTGGTATCATAATTCCATTAGCCGATGCTCGAAGCCTGTGGTACAataaatcttatctgaaagcTAGAAAAGCGAAGTTTGACATGGTGCCCAACTCAGAAATCTTTGAGCACTGCATGGAACTTGTACAACTTCACTTGGGATGCCAGATTTCTGAGGAACAGTTTTCTGTACTTTGGGCAAGATCGGATGTTTTGGTGAAATTTGGGGTGGGACTTAAGAACATCTACTTGTTCTTCTCTTATGATTCGGTTGATCACAAGCTTGAGATCACCTCTGAAAATGTTAGCCAGATTGAGCTACATCATCCACGCGGTCAACTTACAAAGTTTCTTCTCATCCAG TTAATTGGTGCTCCTCGGATTTTTAAGAAAGCTTCCGGAAGGCGGTGGGTTCGAGGAGTTGATTTCACTCCTACTTGCTGCATTGGGCAATCTTCTGCTGTATGTTTGGAGCTTCCACCAAGTTGCGAGCTTCCGAATCTACGCAGTAGTTTCGTTCATTATAAAGAAAACGAAGGACCGTTCTTTCTGGAGAGAG CTAGAAAATTGAAGCTTCAAAACTTTGAACATAGCATGGAACTTGTCAAGCTGCACTTGGGATGCCTGATTTCTGAGGGACAGTTTTCTGTGCTTTGGACAGCATTGGATGTTTCAGTGAAATTCGGGAaggaatttaaaaatatttacttaTTGTTATCTCTTGATGCTGTTGAATACAAGCTAGAGATCTCCTCTGAAAGTATTCGCCAGATTGAGCTACATCATCCACATGGCCAACTTCCAAACTTTCTTCTAATCCAG TTACTTGGTGCCCCTCGGATTTTCAAGAAAGCTTCTCAAAATGGCTGGGTTCGAGAAGTTGATTTCACTCCTTCACGCTGCATTGGGCAATCTTCTGTTGTATGTTTGGAGCTTCCACCTACTTGTGAGCTTCCAAATCTACGCAAGATTTATGCTcattataaagaaaatgaagggcAGTTGGTTCTGGAGAGAGGCAACACTTTCTCCTGTACTTCAGATCTGGTTCCTATCGTGGGTCCACCCCTTGGCATTAACTTGCCATACAAAATCCTTTTTAAGATCAATTCCTTGGTTCAGCATGGATGTGTTCCTGGACAAGCACTTGATGTTAAGTTTTATGAGCTAGTGGATCCTAGCATAATAAGAATTGAATATATAGAGTGTGCCCTGGACAAGCTGTTTCGGTTAAAAGGGTGCTGCTATGAGCCAGTGAGTTGGCTTACTGAGCAGTACAGGGAGTACATGGCATGCAAGCGAATTCCTCAGTCGCCAGCTATTTCTTTAGATGATGGGATGGTGTATGTGCACAGGGTTCAAGTAACACCATCGAAAGTTTATTTCTGTGGTCCAGAGGCAAATGTATCCAATCGTGTTTTACGAAATTATCCTGAAGATGTTGATAATTTCCTTCGTGTTTCTTTCGTGGATGAGGACATGGGTAAGATGCGTTCAGGAGATTTATGTCCACGGACAAATTCTACAACTTCTACAGAAGAGGAAAGGAGAACTGGAGTTTATGAAAGGATACTTTCTACTCTAAGAAATGGCATAGTCATTGGTGAAAAGAAGTTTGAGTTTCTTGCCCATTCGTCTAGTCAATTACGAGAGCATTCTGTGTGGATGTTTGCTTCTAGAAGTGAGTTGACTGCACAAGACATCAGAAATTGGATGGGTGATTTTAGTGACATAAAAAATGTAGCAAAACATGCTGCCAGGTTGGGTCAGGCTTTCAGCTCTTCAAGGGAGACTTTTGATGTTGGTGAGGATGAGATCGAATTCATTCCTGATGTAAAAACAGAAAGAGGTGGAGTTAAATATTGTTTTTCGGATGGAATTGGGAAGATATCTGCGGAGTTTGCTGGAAGAGTGGCAAGCAAGTGCGGCAAAAGTACTACTCCATCCGCCTTTCAAATTCGACTCGGTGGCTATAAAGGTGTTGTGGCAGTTGATCCTACATTGTCAAAGAAGTTGGCACTGCGAGATAGCATGTGCAAGTACCAATCCAACAACACAAAACTAGATGTTCTGGCATGGAGCAGGTACCAACCTTGTTTCCTTAATCGTCAACTGATCACCCTTTTGTCCACCCTCGGAGTCCCCGATCTTGTTTTCGTGAAAAAGCAAAACGAGGCTTTGAAACAATTGGAAGGTGTTTTGGCTGACCCATCAAGAGCACTGGAAGCACTTGAAATGATATTCCAAGGAGAGGTCACCGACGTTTTAAAGGAAATGCTTGCGTGTGGTTATGAGCCAGATGCAGAACCATTTCTGTCATTGATGCTACAAGCATTCTGTGCATCCAAGCTTGTGGAGTTGCGGACCAAGACGAGGATATTTGTTCCAAATGGAAGATCCTTGATGGGATGCCTAGATGAAACCGGGACATTGGAATATGGTCAAGTATTTGTGCAGTGTTCTCAACGTGTCGTCTTCGGTGGCAATAGCAATAGCAGCGCTACTTCAAGCGAAGACAATTTCATTGTTGAGGGAAACGTAGTGGTTGCTAAAAACCCCTGTTTACATCCAGGAGATGTTCGTGTTCTTAGGGCTGTGAACGTGCTCGCCTTGCACCACATGGTGGATTGTGTAGTCTTCCCTCAAAAAGGAAACAG GCCTCATCCGAATGAATGCTCTGGAAGTGACTTGGACGGAGATTTTTACTTTGTCAGTTGGGACCCTGATCTGATTCCTCCTCGGCAAGTTCGACCCATGAAGTATATCCCAGCACCAACTATTGAATTGGGTCATGATGTGACAATGGAG GAGGTTGCAGAGTCATTTACCAACTACATAGTGAACGACAACTTGGGGATCATTTGTAATGCACATACTGTCTTTGCAGACAGAGAGCGACAGAAGGCTACCAGTGCTCCATGTATCAAGCTCGCCAAGCTCAGCTCGCATGCTGTTGACTCTCCGAAAACTGGTGTGGTAGTGGAAGTGCCACACTGTCTACGTGTCGACAAATACCCAGATTTCATGGAGAAGGGTGACAAACTCACCTACGAATCAAAACGTGTGATTGGGAGGCTTTTCCGACAGGTGAAACATGTTGAGCTTGCATCAGATTCACCTTCAAACTCGGGCTCAATTAAATCCTTCACCATGGAAGTTGCTATGAAGTTTTATGACCCTGATATGGAGGTAGATGGATTTGAAGACTACATCAAAGATGCTATCAATTACAAAATTGAGTATGACTACAAGCTGGGAAACCTGATGGATTACTACGGCTACAAAACTGAAGCCGAAATACTAAGTGGGAGCATCACTGCAgtatcaaaaaatttcaactggGGAAAAGACTTGGAGTCTATTCATTACGCTATAAAGGCATTGAGAAAGGAAGCTAGGACCTGGTTTGATGAGAAGCTGGGAATGCAGTCAGATATGAAGCCTGATATCAATGATGTACAAGCAGCAAAAGCATCAGCTTGGTACCATGTTACATATTATCCTGATTACTGGGGTCGCTGCAACAAGGGAATGGAAAGGGATCATTTCCTGAGCTTTCCATGGTGTGTGTTTGACAAGCTCATCCAGATCAAGAGGAGAAACTCTTCGCTTAAGTAA